A window of the Eretmochelys imbricata isolate rEreImb1 chromosome 7, rEreImb1.hap1, whole genome shotgun sequence genome harbors these coding sequences:
- the C7H10orf105 gene encoding uncharacterized protein C10orf105 homolog yields the protein MNTEDVGNETSPTPSILGFLVTTTKLVPLSPVPPGEKPDPLPIIIALICIFLLLATCLIFVTLCKPAALDQARYGPHECMPYHPEDASEPQLRFWKRLGSLRRSINSFRRTQPVSQHHRTCSRMPPATQDWDFMESTKM from the coding sequence ATGAACACAGAGGATGTTGGGAATGAGACCTCTCCAACACCTAGTATCCTTGGATTCCTTGTAACCACCACCAAGTTGGTCCCACTAAGTCCCGTGCCCCCAGGGGAGAAGCCAGACCCTTTGCCTATTATCATCGCACTCATCTGCATCTTTCTCCTCCTGGCTACCTGTCTTATCTTTGTCACTCTCTGCAAACCAGCAGCACTCGACCAGGCCCGCTATGGGCCACATGAATGCATGCCCTACCACCCAGAGGATGCCAGTGAACCACAGCTAAGGTTCTGGAAGCGACTGGGCTCCCTAAGGCGTTCCATAAACAGCTTCAGGCGGACCCAGCCTGTCTCTCAGCACCATCGGACCTGCTCAAGAATGCCACCAGCCACCCAGGACTGGGACTTCATGGAGTCCACTAAAATGTGA